A window of the Lactuca sativa cultivar Salinas chromosome 7, Lsat_Salinas_v11, whole genome shotgun sequence genome harbors these coding sequences:
- the LOC111905969 gene encoding F-box/LRR-repeat protein 13 — MKKSKQAKASEPNDGVDMFSKLPDHILNLILSGLPSTEEVIRTSILSTRWRYLWTSVPSIDIDYLRGLTSQKKFKKRKFKEFVYSVLLKNSLDLDSFRLCCANDYSMSTVRQWIEAAVGRKVKVVDLIFRPREQYKDAHTIHPDHWINRWDFEDIKLPLSLVSCGSLEVLRLFLFGRGLRLPKLTGFLTLRVLELNAVEFACEDEKLELFFKSLSLLEELSLIHCLIDEHDVVSISCPNLKNLRIVNQKMIRFEQWDGEEEELESMCPEVRICCPKLVFLELIGRIALNFFFESLDCLKKAMIHAESINPEGLSLSRISHVEYLSLNLYIVLRCLSQVDVWTSLPNLKTLELTIDDYAPVALTNEMQIFEREYWNLEKAAAMKILARKVRKVEFVEFDGLEWELNVARCLLEHGNALEEMVFIWDNKDMYIHENSMEAMKKVSNFHKASSTVKLINSPKSS; from the exons ATGAAGAAATCCAAGCAAGCAAAAGCATCAGAACCTAACGATGGGGTTGATATGTTCAGTAAACTGCCAGATCATATTCTTAACTTGATCCTTTCGGGTCTTCCAAGTACTGAAGAAGTAATTCGAACCAGCATCTTGTCGACACGATGGAGATACTTATGGACTTCAGTTCCCTCTATAGACATAGATTATCTTCGAGGACTTACATCCCAGAAGAAATtcaaaaaaagaaaattcaaagagtttgtgTATTCAGTTTTATTAAAGAATTCACTGGATCTGGATAGTTTTCGTTTATGTTGTGCGAATGACTACAGTATGTCAACAGTAAGGCAGTGGATTGAAGCTGCAGTTGGGAGAAAGGTCAAAGTAGTTGACTTGATATTTCGGCCTAGGGAGCAGTATAAGGATGCTCATACCATCCATCCCGATCATTGGATAAATAGGTGGGACTTTGAGGATATCAAGCTTCCCCTTTCTCTAGTGAGTTGCGGTTCCTTGGAGGTATTAAGGTTGTTTTTGTTCGGACGTGGTTTACGTTTGCCTAAGTTGACAGGGTTTCTGACACTCAGGGTTCTTGAGTTAAACGCTGTTGAGTTTGCATGCGAGGATGAAAAGTTAGAACTTTTTTTTAAAAGTCTCTCGTTGCTTGAGGAATTGAGTTTGATACACTGCTTGATAGATGAACATGATGTTGTTAGTATTTCATGCCCGAACCTCAAGAACCTGAGAATTGTTAACCAGAAAATGATACGATTTGAGCAATgggatggagaagaagaagaacttgagtcAATGTGTCCTGAGGTTCGGATTTGTTGCCCAAAACTGGTGTTTTTGGAGCTTATAGGTCGTATAGCTTTGAATTTTTTCTTTGAAAGTCTAGATTGCTTGAAGAAAGCTATGATTCATGCCGAAAGTATAAATCCCGAAGGATTATCGTTGTCTAGAATTTCTCATGTGGAATATTTGTCGCTCAACCTTTACATCGTTCTACGG TGCCTGTCACAAGTAGATGTCTGGACATCTCTACCTAATCTCAAGACTTTGGAGCTAACAATTGATGACTATGCCCCAGTTGCATTGACAAATGAGATG CAAATATTTGAGCGGGAATACTGGAATCTAGAAAAAGCTGCAGCAATGAAAATCTTGGCTCGTAAGGTGAGAAAGGTGGAGTTTGTTGAATTCGATGGACTAGAGTGGGAACTAAATGTAGCACGATGCTTACTTGAGCATGGGAATGCACTGGAGGAAATGGTTTTCATTTGGGATAACAAAGACATGTACATACATGAGAATTCAATGGAGGCTATGAAGAAAGTTTCAAATTTTCACAAGGCTTCCTCAACTGTCAAACTGATCAACTCTCCCAAGTCTTCCTAA